The following proteins come from a genomic window of Misgurnus anguillicaudatus chromosome 10, ASM2758022v2, whole genome shotgun sequence:
- the tg gene encoding thyroglobulin isoform X1, with protein MHNLEQMKLLFLAVTLLGILCLTCGKISEYQLETEILSQCEQLRAVSAEQKHEHVPQCSEDGRFRHVQCNRGGGECWCVNAEGLEIPGSRQNGSTVHCLTSCQLQRQKAPQTGDGSLVPVCLDSGEYEQIQCDTSRAQCWCVDQEGMEIYGTRQNGKPSKCPGTCEVRQRRILHGVGEPSPPQCSNDGGFLPVQCKFVNTTDRMVFDLLHTFNRKPDLFQTFSGFRKAFPEVSSYCFCADSRGREMPNTGVELLLDEVYDTAFSGQNVENTFSESNMYRILQRRYLAVQLSVSGRFRCPTPCESERASSAQAGNFFVPSCTDTGDYVPTQCQAGGQCWCVDAEGKEIFGTRQYGVPECSSGVKNCPSERRQALSRLFNGPAGDNVFSFSKENRSLLGSCSPEFQELLANSGLLQSLPELASPNVGDILAEVLQGMFPSGALALKALALAPNPKRLQENLFGGKFLKNAGNFNFTGTLGTRGTLSFTQVFSQIGLTQVAKDFALLAKTFSDNSASLNLDREISDAFGRSVNLKNNQEVIKLVSLTLENQHFLTTLRDAIKQLKAEENTQLGQLFRAIFKKSQSDLCKSVSSTLTPYVPQCTKEGRYQEVQCQGSECWCVDSRGMEIMGSRSTGHRRRCPSQCEKERQMAIAVKASSSAGSEVFIPKCESGGAYVAQQCVGKSCFCVDQSGAKLNISGSPGTSLQCPTSCQATATQQFLTIVRSVLSDPSSVSQLSEVYIPRCGYDGSWHQIQCDGPPEQAFEFYREWIQINGGKDLPVSEVLGIIRSYARNSEAMATFRGFLSELFKAGHHKVFPALVRFEKISDIPSEVLDGNVEVISGPSVFLNPLSLWRIIRGDSGYPGPISDFSVPLGSFHLRQCWCVNQQGNMVAGSKAPLGQIPKCPGKCSVVHSEVSEFLKQAEELISLSNSSHVPVGYGFLLAESVYLSPEELEQMRSSKFSISQSLLSNTDSALRLAAYSTLHFYWQSKLMSSEIDRQSLALGYQPYIPQCDAYGQWLPSQCYPSTGHCWCVDEEGRYITDSLTYRSTSPQQCQTTCQRLQSHFLLSDWTQTGSNNTYTYSPSCDEDGEFSVLQKSSAGCSLGLCVNPTTGQIIQPATSSPSGGLQCPGWCSLQKTLALQRDAGLGYEPQCEQDGQHFSPLQCDLSDCRCVSESGKELPATRTPRSTGRTPACDVPVCPLPFGDISHGAVLCGTEGVAGQQRQRCELFCDQGYVTALPDTNFLCDPQTKIWMDDAPLSACQRPQPLQTVQVNIQLQANLAEGQRSCNMQNTELQTALLRDMRAAGLCSLQVTSSDQIRSVAVCDESSVSLECMNDKQVTVRITFRTRLSDLPMQSLPDLHDIDMALGEERLLNGVKELIKRESYRSVLLYDGSLTVSSPPLFGCMPGYMQLPQSTGCVLCPAGSFSSDGVCSPCPRDTFQADEGQIFCTSCPTGTSTVAQGAFSASHCLTKCQQSKLQCTKKGDFLLAQKDPLSGKWLCVTPQGEELSWTSSDGTITAEECQVFEKFEMVSTLSLLTSESADILSSDSSTQPMENEIRKCVLDCAQKDSCQHVAIFKEEEKTHCTLYSTSADNTECKTSEQSKGFLGNDGAETFQALSCAVKIKGGDEPNLMVLRKKGHEFSTAGKKSFERLSFRKSSSGVYRTLVFDASRTALADVHRFCVNSCSRENCCDGFILNQNVLSGGSIMCGLLSSPSVLQCDDKDWDMSGTASSNRVCGAGVQYNKQQKRFTFSFGGQNFTITDAAIPTSSKNKTGYQETLISFQRVYLWRESDMSTRPKSPSPCSGSTLLDDSRIQLSDSVKEAFDALESGDVKVDTDKELPSQLYWIFKHQYTFQEAQLWCLKRCEEEELCHVSDLRDEDPLYFECVLYPDTRVCGAYDKPLRQACSLVLARSPEHTHQKKTVSLSGSVKSFYSRVPFQKMVSYSVRNRVSVASKSISEGFFECERRCDEDPCCRGIGYVRDSGVPGSDVLCLTLNSLGIQTCSENDATNWRIQDCSPSKVQTSVHPFGWYEKPVNQWTKSPSVCPRFSLRSPSKNIDLNKWKLLDSSSVQVDSSVSSFDVVHISRDIAEQIDKVRDWCLSACEESESCSSVSINNSRESAIRCVMYPDTHTCLPITSGQRCSLVIKEPAQSVYIKTGSLPDLTSVSIPDHGTLIGESEVKRITGLDSKHVNYFLGVPYARPPIGELRFSPPQPADWTGTWNATFSRPSCLQPGDTSDSSSEDCLYLNLFVPSSVLQRKDASVLVFFHNSGSDLLDGSYLAAVGNIIVVTASFRVAAFGFLSTGSSPLPGNYGLQDQAAVLGWVQKNIALFGGDPIKVTVGAERNGADVASLHLTSPKASSLFRRALLMGGSLFSPAVVMSTSKAQTQAASLARELDCPASDITQLLTCLRNKPAQSINAAQTKLLAVSGPFQAWSPVVDGAVVREKPSAAFQSGRFHKADVLLGSSVEDGLISRAKNIKNFEQLQGRADSKTAFYEALSNSLGGDDANEFVKEAATWFYSLQHSPTPSGYSVFSRALENATRDLFIICPAVNMAEFWAANTQSSVYLYHLPEETSHNSVDLSAPMDVQYLFGVPLASETHDLYSSEEKTLTLQIMSYMANFIKSGNPNLPLAASRTSFSKFLPPWPQFMPYSGGRGFKEMSVMLGNRKNLQTPQCSFWSQYVPALIKSTAKLSCGAAVGDTGRFQTATQEPTMGASNFSVTPSKPKSDKDAYS; from the exons ATGCACAACCTGGAACAGATGAAGCTTCTCTTTCTAGCGGTAACATTGCTTGGGATTCTCTGTCTGACATGTGGCAAAATCTCAG AGTACCAGCTGGAGACGGAGATTTTGAGTCAATGTGAGCAGTTAAGGGCTGTTAGTGCAGAACAGAAGCATGAACATGTTCCTCAGTGTTCTGAGGATGGGCGCTTCAG GCATGTTCAGTGTAATCGTGGAGGTGGGGAATGTTGGTGTGTGAACGCAGAAGGGCTGGAGATACCTGGTAGTCGACAAAATGGGTCCACAGTTCATT GTTTAACCTCATGTCAGCTCCAGAGACAGAAAGCTCCACAGACTGGAGACGGGTCTCTGGTACCTGTGTGCCTGGACTCGGGTGAATATGAGCAGATCCAGTGTGATACATCACGTGCCCAGTGCTGGTGTGTGGACCAAGAGGGCATGGAGATTTATGGAACCAGGCAGAATGGAAAACCCTCAAAGT gtccCGGTACTTGTGAGGTGAGACAGCGACGGATCCTTCATGGTGTTGGAGAGCCCTCCCCACCACAGTGCTCAAATGATGGAGGCTTCTTACCTGTGCAGTGCAAGTTTGTCAACACCACTGACCGGATGGTCTTTGATCTGTTACACACCTTTAACAG aaagcCAGATTTGTTCCAGACATTCAGTGGTTTCAGAAAAGCTTTCCCAGAGGTCTCTAGTTATTGTTTCTGTGCAGACAGTCGTGGAAGAGAGATGCCAAACACAG GTGTGGAGTTGCTGTTGGATGAGGTGTATGACACAGCGTTTTCAGGCCAGAatgtagaaaacacattttcagaGTCAAACATGTATCGAATCCTACAGCGTCGCTATCTTGCTGTCCAGCTGTCTGTTAGCGGGAGATTTAGAT GTCCCACCCCATGTGAAAGTGAACGTGCATCCTCTGCTCAGGCTGGGAATTTTTTCGTACCCTCCTGTACTGATACTGGAGATTATGTGCCGACCCAGTGCCAAGCCGGTGGTCAGTGCTGGTGTGTAGACGCTGAGGGCAAAGAGATCTTTGGTACACGCCAGTATGGAGTACCAGAGTGTA GCAGTGGAGTAAAAAACTGCCCATCTGAGAGAAGACAAGCCCTTTCCAGGCTCTTTAATGGCCCCGCTGGAGACAACGTGTTCTCATTTTCCAAAGAAAACCGTTCACTTCTCGGTTCATGTAGCCCAGAATTCCAGGAGCTTTTAGCCAACTCTGGTCTTTTGCAATCCTTGCCAGAGTTAGCGAGTCCAAATGTTGGAGACATCCTGGCGGAGGTCCTCCAAGGAATGTTTCCCTCTGGAGCTCTTGCCCTAAAAGCACTTGCTCTTGCCCCCAATCCCAAGAGACTCCAGGAGAATCTTTTTGGAGGAAAATTCCTAAAGAACGCTGGCAATTTCAACTTCACTGGCACTCTTGGCACCAGAGGTACATTGAGTTTCACTCAAGTTTTCAGTCAAATAGGTCTGACGCAAGTTGCAAAAGACTTTGCGCTGTTGGCGAAGACCTTCTCGGACAACTCCGCTAGCCTAAATCTAGACCGAGAGATCTCTGATGCCTTCGGTCGTTCTGTGAACCTGAAAAACAACCAAGAAGTGATCAAACTTGTTTCACTCACTCTTGAGAATCAGCATTTTCTAACAACCCTTCGAGACGCCATCAAACAACTCAAGGCAGAAGAAAACACTCAGTTAGGTCAACTATTTCGTGCCATCTTCAAAAAATCCCAATCAGATCTTTGTAAATCTGTCTCATCCACCTTGACTCCATATGTGCCCCAGTGCACCAAGGAAGGCCGATACCAGGAAGTTCAGTGTCAGGGCTCAGAGTGTTGGTGTGTGGATTCTCGTGGCATGGAGATAATGGGTTCTCGCTCCACCGGGCACAGACGGAGATGCCCGTCCCAATGTGAGAAGGAACGTCAAATGGCAATTGCAGTCAAAGCCAGCAGTTCTGCAGGCTCTGAGGTTTTCATACCTAAATGTGAGAGCGGTGGTGCTTACGTAGCACAGCAGTGCGTTGGGAAGAGCTGCTTCTGTGTGGACCAATCTGGCGCAAAACTCAATATTTCAGGAAGTCCAGGAACTTCCCTTCAAT GTCCCACAAGCTGTCAGGCCACAGCAACCCAGCAGTTCCTGACCATAGTTCGCTCCGTTCTGTCTGATCCATCTTCTGTATCCCAGCTCTCTGAAGTTTACATACCTCGTTGTGGATATGATGGCAGCTGGCACCAAATTCAATGTGACGGACCCCCAGAACAAGCGTTTGAGTTCTACCGCGAGTGGATCCAGATCAATGGCGGAAAAGACCTCCCTGTTTCAGAAGTTCTTGGAATTATACGATCATATGCAAGAAATTCAGAAGCAATGGCGACATTCCGAGGTTTCCTATCTGAATTATTCAAAGCTGGGCACCACAAAGTATTCCCAGCCCTGGTGAGGTTTGAAAAGATCTCTGATATTCCATCTGAAGTGTTAGATGGAAACGTTGAGGTTATATCTGGACCATCAGTTTTCCTGAACCCATTATCTCTATGGAGGATAATCAGAGGTGATTCTGGTTATCCAGGACCAATATCAGACTTTAGTGTTCCTCTTGGAAGCTTCCATCTGCGTCAGTGTTGGTGCGTTAACCAACAAGGGAACATGGTAGCAGGCAGCAAAGCTCCTCTTGGGCAAATTCCCAAAT GTCCAGGCAAATGTTCTGTGGTTCACAGCGAGGTCTCTGAATTCCTGAAACAGGCCGAGGAGCTCATCTCGCTTTCCAACAGCTCACATGTGCCCGTGGGTTACGGGTTTCTCCTGGCTGAGAGTGTTTATTTGAGCCCTGAGGAGCTGGAGCAGATGCGTTCCTCAAAGTTCTCCATCAGTCAGTCTCTGCTGAGCAACACAGACTCAGCGCTGAGACTTGCTGCTTACTCCA CCCTACATTTCTACTGGCAGAGCAAACTGATGAGCAgtgagatagacagacagagttTAGCGCTGGGCTACCAACCCTACATCCCACAGTGTGATGCTTACGGCCAATGGCTGCCCAGCCAGTGCTACCCCAGCACAG GTCACTGTTGGTGTGTTGATGAGGAGGGTAGATACATCACAGACTCACTGACTTATCGTTCTACATCTCCTCAGCAGT GCCAAACGACATGCCAGAGGCTCCAGAGTCACTTCCTGCTCTCTGATTGGACACAGACCGGCTCTAATAACACGTACACATACAGTCCATCATGTGATGAG GACGGTGAGTTTTCAGTACTCCAGAAGTCCAGTGCAGGCTGTTCACTGGGGTTGTGTGTGAACCCCACAACTGGACAAATAATCCAACCTGCCACTTCAAGTCCATCTGGAGGCCTGCAAT GTCCAGGTTGGTGCTCTCTTCAAAAGACGCTAGCATTGCAAAGAGATGCTGGATTGGGTTATGAGCCTCAATGTGAGCAGGACGGACAGCACTTCTCTCCCCTGCAGTGTGACCTGTCCGACTGTAGGTGTGTATCGGAAAGTGGAAAGGAGCTTCCAGCCACACGCACCCCCAGGAGCACAGGCCGAACACCAGCCTGTGACG TCCCCGTGTGCCCCCTACCATTCGGAGACATTTCCCATGGTGCCGTTCTGTGCGGCACTGAAGGCGTCGCAGGACAGCAGAGACAGCGCTGTGAACTCTTCTGTGACCAAGGTTACGTCACTGCCCTTCCAGACACCAACTTCCTATGTGATCCTCAAACAAAGATCTGGATGGATGACGCACCGCTGTCTGCCTGCCAAA gACCTCAGCCATTACAGACAGTGCAAGTGAATATACAGCTGCAAGCGAACTTGGCTGAGGGTCAGAGGAGCTgcaacatgcaaaacactgagtTACAGACTGCTTTACTTCGTGATATGAGAGCTGCAGGTCTCTGCAGCCTGCAG GTGACCTCCTCTGATCAGATCAGATCTGTTGCAGTGTGTGATGAGTCATCTGTGTCTCTTGAGTGTATGAATGACAAGCAGGTCACTGTACGCATCACCTTTAGGACCCGCCTCTCTGACCTGCCAATGCAATCCCTGCCTGATCTACATGACATTG ACATGGCACTTGGTGAGGAGAGGTTGTTAAATGGTGTTAAGGAATTAATCAAAAGAGAATCATACCGATCTGTACTCCTCTATGACGGCTCTCTAACTGTCTCCAGTCCACCCTTGTTTGGCTGCATGCCTGGCTATATGCAGCTCCCACAATCCACTGGGTGTG TTTTGTGTCCAGCTGGTTCATTCTCTAGTGATGGTGTATGTTCTCCATGTCCCCGTGACACATTCCAGGCAGACGAAGGACAGATCTTCTGCACTTCCTGCCCTACCGGGACCTCCACTGTTGCCCAGGGAGCCTTCAGTGCTTCTCACT GTCTTACTAAATGCCAGCAGAGTAAACTGCAATGTACAAAGAAAGGTGACTTCCTATTGGCCCAGAAAGACCCACTGTCTGGCAAGTGGTTATGTGTCACTCCACAGGGGGAGGAGCTTTCTTGGACATCTTCTGATGGTACAATTACAGCAGAAGAATGCCAAG ttTTCGAGAAGTTTGAGATGGTTTCCACTTTATCCCTGCTGACTTCAGAGAGTGCTGACATTCTAAGCTCTGACTCTTCAACCCAGCCAATGGAAAATGAGATTAGGAAatgtgtgcttg ACTGTGCTCAGAAGGACTCGTGTCAACATGTGGCCATTTTTAAGGAAGAAGAGAAAACACACTGCACGCTCTACAGCACAAGTGCAGACAATACTGAATGCAAGACCTCTGAACAA AGCAAAGGGTTTCTGGGAAATGATGGCGCTGAAACATTCCAGGCTCTCAGCTGCGCTGTGAAAATAAAAGGAGGAGATGAACCTAATCTGATGGTACTGAGAAAGAAAG GTCATGAATTCAGCACAGCAGGAAAGAAGAGCTTTGAGAGACTGAGTTTCCGTAAGAGCAGTTCTGGAGTGTATCGCACGCTGGTGTTTGATGCGAGCAGGACCGCTCTGGCTGATGTCCACCGCTTCTGCGTCAACTCCTGCAGCCGTGAGAACTGCTGTGATGGATTCATCCTTAACCAGAATGTCCTCAGTGGag GCTCTATAATGTGTGGACTCCTGAGCTCTCCTTCGGTGCTGCAGTGTGACGATAAAGACTGGGACATGAGCGGCACGGCGTCCTCCAATCGTGTCTGTGGTGCTGGTGTCCAATACAACAAACAGCAGAAGCGTTTCACTTTCAGCTTCGGAGGACAGAACTTCACCATTA CTGATGCAGCAATACCAACGTCCAGCAAAAACAAAACCGGTTACCAGGAAACTCTCATCAGCTTCCAAAGAGTCTATCTGTGGAGAG AGTCCGATATGAGCACGCGTCCAAAAAGTCCCTCTCCTTGCAGTGGATCCACTTTATTAGATGATTCTAGAATTCAACTTTCTG ATTCAGTCAAAGAAGCTTTTGATGCTCTGGAGAGCGGTGATGTCAAAGTCGATACAGATAAGGAGCTTCCTAGCCAGCTTTATTGGATCTTCAAACATCAATACACCTTCCAGGAGGCTCAGTTGTGGTGTCTAAAAC GATGCGAGGAAGAAGAACTGTGCCACGTATCTGACCTCAGAGATGAAGACCCCTTGTATTTCGAGTGTGTGTTGTATCCGGACACGCGCGTGTGCGGGGCGTATGACAAACCTCTTAGGCAGGCATGCAGTCTAGTGCTGGCACGGAGCCCTGAACATACACACCAGAAGAAAA CAGTTTCCCTGTCAGGAAGTGTGAAGAGCTTTTACAGTCGTGTCCCATTTCAGAAGATGGTGTCTTACTCTGTACGCAATAGAGTCAGTGTGGCCAGTAAAAGCATCAGTGAAGG GTTCTTTGAGTGTGAAAGACGGTGTGATGAAGATCCATGCTGTCGTGGCATAGGTTATGTCAGAGATTCGGGTGTGCCTG GTTCAGATGTATTATGTTTGACTTTGAATAGTCTGGGTATACAGACGTGCAGTGAGAATGATGCCACAAACTGGAGGATTCAGGACTGCTCCCCATCCAAAGTGCAGACTAGCGTCCATCCATTCGGCTGGTATGAAAAGCCAG TGAACCAATGGACAAAGAGTCCCAGTGTGTGTCCAAGATTCAGTCTCAGGTCTCCCTCAAAGAATA TTGATCTAAACAAGTGGAAGCTGTTGGATTCCTCCTCTGTCCAGGTGGATTCATCTGTGTCGTCTTTTGATGTTGTCCACATCAGCAGAGATATAGCAGAGCAAATTGATAAAGTCAGAGATTGGTGTCTTtctg CCTGTGAGGAGAGTGAGTCCTGTTCGTCTGTGTCTATCAATAATAGCAGAGAGTCAGCCATAAGATGTGTGATGTATCCAGACACACACACCTGCCTTCCTATAACAAGTGGCCAGCGCTGCTCGCTAGTCATCAAAGAGCCTGCGCAATCGGTTTACATCAAGACAG GTTCACTGCCAGATTTGACCTCTGTTTCTATTCCTGATCACGGGACACTAATTGGAGAAAGTGAAGTGAAACGTATAACTGGCTTGGATAGCAAGCACGTGAACTACTTCCTGGGTGTGCCTTATGCTCGTCCACCTATTGGAGAGCTCCGCTTCAGCCCTCCGCAACCAGCTGACTGGACCGGCACCTGGAATGCCACGTTTTCCCG ACCCAGCTGTCTCCAGCCTGGTGACACCAGTGACTCTTCCAGTGAAGACTGTTTGTACCTCAATTTGTTTGTTCCCAGTAGTGTG CTACAGAGAAAGGATGCATCCGTTCTGGTATTTTTCCATAACTCTGGATCAGATCTCTTAGATGGCTCTTACCTTGCTGCTGTTGGAAACATTATTGTAGTGACAGCCAGTTTCAGAGTGGCTGCTTTTGGCTTTCTTAGTACAg GTTCTAGCCCTTTGCCAGGAAATTATGGTCTCCAGGATCAGGCAGCTGTACTGGGTTGGGTCCAGAAGAACATTGCTCTGTTTGGAGGAGACCCCATTAAAGTCACAGTAGGTGCAGAGAGAAACGGAGCCGACGTTGCAAGCCTTCACCTCACCTCCCCAAAAGCTTCATCACTTTTTCGTCGAGCTTTACTCATG ggtGGATCGCTGTTTTCTCCAGCTGTTGTGATGAGTACATCTAAAGCCCAAACACAAGCTGCATCTCTAGCTAGAGAACTCGACTGCCCTGCTTCTGATATCACACAGCTACTGACCTGCCTGAGAAACAAACCCGCTCAAAGCATCAATGCTGCCCAGACTAAG ttGTTAGCTGTCAGTGGGCCCTTCCAGGCTTGGTCACCAGTGGTTGATGGAGCAGTAGTTCGAGAAAAGCCCTCCGCTGCCTTTCAGTCTGGACGTTTCCACAAAGCAGATGTACTGCTGGGGTCATCAGTTGAAGACGGCCTCATTAGTAGAGCAAAGAACATCAAG aattttgagCAACTTCAGGGAAGGGCTGACAGTAAAACAGCATTTTATGAGGCTCTGTCTAACTCACTGGGTGGAGATGACGCTAATGAGTTTGTGAAGGAAGCGGCAACCTGGTTCTACTCTTTGCAACACTCTCCCACGCCCTCTGGATACAGCGTGTTTTCTCGTGCTCTGGAAAATGCCACAAG